In Sander vitreus isolate 19-12246 chromosome 4, sanVit1, whole genome shotgun sequence, the genomic stretch ACACACCTCGCGTAAAAAATATAGATAGAAGACCTATAGTCCTATTTTTACGCTTGCTGTTTTTAAAAACCCTCATAAATACTCACTGAATCACTGGATCCATAGCAGCGATGCTCTCGGTCAATATCTGCAGTTCACCGTTCGTTACGTCATTTAAAGCCGGACCGGAGTTGCTGGCCAAAACAACCTGAGGTTGGACGGAGAGAAGAGTTGGATTAGCATTTCatcaaatatattattttttgaaattgttAAGAGTTCCTCACCTCTGTTCCTCTGGAGAGAAGCTCTCTGACAAAAGGCATCACCCCTAGAATGATGTCTACTCCACTATTATCTACGAAAAACATGGCACACTTATGAGGAGGACCctgcaagagaaaaaaaaaaccaggaTGGATTGTATTCGagcacaacacagacacacactatcACAAGTACAGGAAATGTTACTGAGCACTAAAAGGCTGTTATCTGCGTTTTCTCTTTGTGCTTAATCAAAACATGCCCGTGCCTGGCGCCAACCGTGTCTGAGTTATGGGTTTGTTTCCGTGCTACACAGCGCGCGGTACCGTCAAGTGCTTTTGGTAAAACCTCGAACCTCTCCCCCACCAATAATGCTTCAATAAATAACTTGGCTCTgatagagaaagaagagaaagatcCTGACCTTTAGCCTCTCAAACCACTGGTCATAGGAATCGACAAGCCATGGCCGctctgaggagaaaaaaaaaaagaaattaaaataaatcagtCTTCCTCTGTGCAGAACTGTCCCACAATTTTATCTGGAGTCAAATGGTTcaacaacattaaaatacattggATACCTTCCAGTTGTCGTTTAGCCTGCTCAAACCCAAACTCAGGATCAGATTCGAGGACGCTGCATggcatcaaaacaaaaaatgtcagacaGGAATGTGGATCACAGTGTAAAAAGAAATCCCAATCACCAAACTTTCCAAACATTGAGATTGAAACTAAAATATTTTGAATTTACCAGCCATCTCAAATCAACCCATCATTATCAATTCATTTCCTAAAGAGACGGGCAGTTGTGGTCAACCATAGCAGGGTTAAGAACTGGGATGCAGTTACATTCTTTGTTGGAATGGATAGTAAGCAGCACTTTTAAATTCTGTTTACTTTCAATCCATGCTGCCGACCATCTACAGTCGGGATAACTTTTCAAAACAATGTGACACTGCCAAACACACTACCGCAGAGGTGAAAAACTCCCTTTTCAAAAACTGTATGAAACTACTAAGACATGCAAGCGGAGCGTCTCCCACCACCCACACTCCGGCAGAACAGAGCAAACAATCAACCAGGCTGCTCACAGGATATATAACATCCATTAACTCCACTCACTCGGACACAGCCTTGGCTCCCCAGTCAAAGACATTCCCAGCCAGGACGCCCCTGACCAGGGCGTACTGTCTCTCCTCCCAGCTCAACTCGTCCAGGCACTTCACTGCCTTCTGGTAGTACTTGAGAGCCATGTCGTTCTCCCTCTGTTTAATCTACAAGAGAACAGAGATGGGGAGCACTTTGTTTGAACGGGGGGAAGCATTCAGCATTCAGAGATGTGAGATTTTAagaatatataaaacaaatgtgCCTATATGCTAGGCAGTACGAGATGGAAATAAATGGTCTTTGTGAGACCATGACACTGTATGAAAACCTCACCGGATCAGTGAGGGCAAAAGCAGCTGTGtagcacacacaaagaaaaacaacaaaaggttGATAGATTTCACTCAGACCTTAGAGTAGGGATCAGGAAAGTTGAACTCGTTTAAACAGTGTTCCCTCGTGTCTAACAGACTTCTGACAGTGAGGGATCCATAAGCACTAGGTGAGAAGAGAAGCACTCTACGTTAGCCAGAGAGAAGAACATTCACACGACAGGGCTGGGGCGGTAAATCATTGACAGAACTAACACAACTGACACGTAATtattaggggtgtaaatcacaagttCAATTACGATACCATATTAAATTGATTCTTTGCACAACAATACGATATTtgctgatatcacaaagtctgccacgataCGATTCCCACAAgattcaattcaggggcctgcgatCGTTATAAGACGATATCATAAGCCCGTTCAGCACAATCACTTACATTTATATCAATTTACAAAAGCAACCCCGATTTGATTCGTCAATTTTTGTGactgagctcttccagacatttaaataaattaatacaaaGAACAGACCTAAACCTCCTGTTGTTGGCTACAAAGTGCCACATTTCtcatgcaaatgtttttttatcccTTGATGACCTTTAAATGATTGCCATggggatttcaaaataaaggtacaTCTTAAAGATGACGATACGTAGCAATGTTTCGATGATAGTGGATCGTTGATCTATGAATCGATATATCGATCCAGACTGACGTATCATTACACCCCTAATTCTTATGTGCCCCTGACTCCTAAAAACCTGAAACAAGTAAAGAGATTTAAAGATTTAACATCAAGATTTCCCTTTTTCCATTGACGAAGCACGTGGGCAGTTACAGCAGGTACGAAGACATGTAACTAACGCAGACGTTGAAGAAGAGACTTGAGGTTTAGTCTACTCAAAGCAACCTCTGGGTCAAACAGATAGGCCTTGCATgcaaaaaaacccccaaaaaaaacagttcCCTTACAAAGGCTGGTGGCGGAGGGTCTGAAGCTTGTGTCTGTATTTCTGGCGGAACTTCTCGGCTCGCTCGGCTGCCTCCGGCATGTCAGGCTGGCTCGCCACAGCTCTCTTGACCACCTGCAAGAACAATGTATGAATCAGCCGTGTTTGACAACCTCTGCTGAGGACAAGCACAGAGTgggaaagaaaatgacaaaatcaAAACCAATTCATCTCGTATGAGAAACTGACCTGTGCACACCGAATGTACCGTCCGTTTCTGGGATTATTTTGTCTTAACATTGTCATGGATAACTGGCTAAATACAGATGAGGCGGCcgtgtttttgtctttatggTGCAAATACAATGTAGCTTGATAGCAAAAACTCTGCTGTAAGGTATCGATAGTCAATGCAAAATCTTGGTGGGAGAACAATCTCTTAAAGAGCTTCtgttttcaattattttgttCATCCGTTACAATCATACAGACACATTGATGGGAGGAGGCAGATATTACagttttgacacacacacacgagaattGTATTGCAGGTTCAAGGTTATAAACTTGCTCAATCGCTTTatgaaattctttttttttttttttcatcgttgttgctttttttcccccttttctaGATTTTCTACCAACATTGTCTGTATTGCACGTCTTAATTTCAGACTCTGCTATTGTTTTCCAAAACACAAACTGCCGTCCTACCCCGTCTAGAGCCTCTTCAAAACAGTAGAGCCAGTATTCGCGGGCGTGCGCGTCTTCGGTGAGGTCCACAGTGTCTGGGATGTAAGACGAAGCGTCCTGCAGCAGTGGCAGATTCACCAGCTTCCCCTCCAGACGGTCCATCTCCAACATGTCAAACTAGACACAACAAAGACAGACGAGATACCTAGATGCCGTCTCTCTTGTTGATTAACTGAGACGGCTTAATCTTTAAGCTATCACTCTTGTATTATAGGACATATTTTCcataatattttcctttttcttatCAACACTGTGGAAGGTTTCACTCTTAGTTAGTATGTTTTGTTAAGACAACAACTAAGATGCAGAGGAAGATGCAGTAAGGAAGGCAGAGTGGTGACAGGGGACTCTagggcagctaacgttaacagctCCTGATGCTCTACGAAGACCACCATGCTCAAAGTGTCACACAGAGGAATCAAAAAGCAAAGCAGCTGTCAAAAACATCCGGTATTACAGTTATTTTTCCATCTTTCGATCGTCCATCTATCTTGAGGTTTTAGatcttattttcttttgttgtacGAAATATTGGTTCTCTTACTTTGTCTTTGTGAGCTACCTAGATGTTAGCTCTAAACCCATGTGTCATGTTGTGTAAATACATCGTAATTTTGTAAATCATTTTTTCTTGGGTTTtactggttctggttctgtcCCTTGTCATTTTGTGTATACTTGTGAgcgtttgtttcttttcttttcctgtatTTGTCATGAgatgttttaatattgtctgaTTTAATATTGTTGGACccccaggaagactagctggtcGTCTAGGCGTCAGCTAATGGGCGTCCTTATAGTAAAGGATTAGGTAAAGGACATAACAGTGGCAAAATCAAAGCTTAGCTAAAAAGAAAGCTGCTCTCAGGTCTCTCTTGTCATCGCATAAGTGAACAAAGTGAATGTCGGACACGTCTAAATACTGAAGTCGAGCGTCTACAGCTAGACAACAAGGCACTGTAAGCAGGAGCCACGCGTCATCACACCAGAGCACACAAGTAAAGCCGACGGAGGTACTTACGGAAAACTGAAGGAGAGGGTTAGGTAGACAGAGGAGTGTGTggagaggaaatgaaaagaaagattATCAAAGATGAACGTTGGATGTATGATGTCTATGGATTCAGTGAGGATAGTGGTGATGGTGTGTCAATAAATAACGTAAAATGGGaactaaagttaaaaaatatcAGAATTTGATGGAAGAAGGtgggtgaaataaataaaaaaaaataaaaaaaacaatgaaccaGCAGCAGAGTGAAAATGGGTCACGAGGTGTACATGACCGAGTTTCAAGACTTAGTATCTGATCACGCTTTGCTTCCTCTGCCGACTCACTGTTCCGCTACGTGCACGTTGCATGGGATTCATATCTGGAGACACGCTCATCAGGCCCGAGCTTCCCGCGTAGTTCTCACCCCAACTGTACTGGTTTGGATCTAGAGGGGTACAAGATGCAATTATATATCTACGGTATAACATTTGAATTATAGtgcatttgtattattatttaaggttagtatttaaaaaatacttcTGCCAAGATAGCAAGCACAAtttaaagggggaaaaaaaaagtattttaaattacATCTTGTTAGTTAGTTATTTCGATACAAACTTTATTCTGTTATTGGTCCTTGTGCTCTGGCATTATTGCCTATATCAGTCCCATATTCTGCCATGGCAGTGAGTTAGTTATGTGTTCATGTGAAagataaacagacacacaaattgGAGGTTCAGTAGTTTCACAACTGAAGTCCATTCTATCAGACCTGACGTCAGTGACAACATCTAGCAAGTATCTGCACAAGTTCAGCAAcgttgtgcacacacacacacacacacacacacacacacacacacacacacacacacacacacacacacacacacacacacacacacacacacacacacacacacacacacacacacacaatctttcaACCTAACTGTTAGgtatatctgtatatacacAATAACCCTGTTCACGCCAAATTGAGGACAATAATGTGCATTTGTAGGTTTTTCCTTACTGTCCTCCTCTGCTCCTTTAAGAAATGCTCCAATGGCTCCGAGATAGCCTTCATGTCTTAGAAACAAGGCCTGAACTTCAccctacaaaaacaacaacaaaaaggtcaTGCTAACGACATAAAAAGGCCGGGTTGTTGGTGAAACACTGTCAAGTTCAGGTGATAACAAACCAAGTTCAGGACTAAACTGAGATATATCAGTGATACTGAGAAAAAAAGGCCAACTGTTAGGAACTATGGTAGAGCACCAAGACACTTTGTGATCACTATGTAATAGCATTGTTTCCCCTATAATTGTACAAGCCACTACAGgccagaaaaaaaatctttttttcaatgCCAAAAATAACACCAAATATCCATTGTGTTTCCCCTATTTTCATtatgtctgtggttagttcacatctgtaacagcaggacagtcgTGTTATCTAAACTGCTAAATCAGTTGAAACGTTGtcggtaatgttagcctaccggtTACAAACAGGCTCGGTAGTGAACGACGCGCTAACGTGCCGATGGATTcgatgttgttgtgttttttttagctgagCTGGACCAGAGAATATTCGGTCAAAATcggtgatgctgttttgccctcattgttctcTGTGAAGTATGCTGGAAGTGATGTAATGCAGCGTTGTATGTGTGGTGAGCACTGCGCCTGACACCGTTTAAAAATTTGCTTTCAAAATGCTACATTGCTCGTATGGAAATAACGGGAGTAAAAGGCAAACCAGCTTTAAAAgtgacacattttctttttaaataggtGCTGTGGGGTGGACCTAGGGGGTACACTGAATAGGGTTACTTTGTTGGCCTTGCCTTGGTGAAGAAGTTGATGCTGTAGGTGATTGTGTGCATGGTGACGGGGTGTCCTCTAATGAAGAAGCCTCCAAAGTACACTCGGGAGAGGTTGTGGAGTTTAGCATACAGACAGGCCAGCTGCCCGATGTCGTTGCTGATCATATGGAGTAAGCTCTTGGCCATGTCTTCTTTAGAGAACTCTACAAATTTAGAACAGAGTTATATAAACCTATGGTCAATATCCACATCACAAAACTGAAAGGCTGCTTAAAGGGGCTTTAAAAGACTATTGGGTATCAATATCTAAATCCTGTTCcatattttcaaaatgaaacgGTATAAACTACTCAATAAGTGCAGCAGAATTTGCTTTAATAACCAAACAAAAGGCTGTGAATGTCTGTTGAGTCACAGAGAACAAAACTGTATCAGAACTGGGTGAGAGGTCATCAGTTCATGTCGACACCGATTTTGCAATAAAACTGGAAAATATTAAGTCTACCATGCCAAGATATCATCACAGAGAAAACAGAATtagactttttatttaatttgcactTAAAGCCAAACTCCATCTTCTGATTGTCAAGTTTGTAGCCTGCAGTGTCTCAGTCAGCGTTGATTCAAAGAGGTTACAATGAGTTCCAATGGTGACGTGCGAGGATTGAAATGGAAGTAGTGTGTTTTGCCATATATTGGGTGAAACTACAGTATGACTATCTACAATATTCTGAGCATCCAGATTTGTGCAGGAGTGGTTTGAGTTTCAATGGGAATGTTGATCCTTTC encodes the following:
- the pank4 gene encoding 4'-phosphopantetheine phosphatase, whose protein sequence is MAEFVRVDSSTSGHTMDKSITLPPDEIFRNLENAKRFAIDIGGSLTKLAYYSTVQHKVAKVRSFDHTTKEATGDNLYEISVQEEVTARLHFIKFENAYIETCLDFVKDHLVNTETKVIKATGGGAHKFKELIERKLGLKVDKEDEMTCLIKGCNFVLRNIPHEAFVYAKHADSEFRFQTTQPDIFPYLLVNIGSGVSIVKVESEDKFERIGGSSIGGGTFWGLGALLTKTKRFDELLQLASKGQHTSVDMLVKDIYGGSYGSLGLTGDLIASSFGKSATADKEFSKEDMAKSLLHMISNDIGQLACLYAKLHNLSRVYFGGFFIRGHPVTMHTITYSINFFTKGEVQALFLRHEGYLGAIGAFLKGAEEDNPNQYSWGENYAGSSGLMSVSPDMNPMQRARSGTFDMLEMDRLEGKLVNLPLLQDASSYIPDTVDLTEDAHAREYWLYCFEEALDGVVKRAVASQPDMPEAAERAEKFRQKYRHKLQTLRHQPFAYGSLTVRSLLDTREHCLNEFNFPDPYSKIKQRENDMALKYYQKAVKCLDELSWEERQYALVRGVLAGNVFDWGAKAVSDVLESDPEFGFEQAKRQLEERPWLVDSYDQWFERLKGPPHKCAMFFVDNSGVDIILGVMPFVRELLSRGTEVVLASNSGPALNDVTNGELQILTESIAAMDPVIQAGLREDRLTLVQSGSSSPCLDLSRLDKVLAMVVRERKTDLVIIEGMGRAIHTNYYAMLRCESLKMAVIKNSWLADRLGGKLFSVVFKYEVPAPSQHSAALTPS